One region of uncultured Methanolobus sp. genomic DNA includes:
- a CDS encoding helix-turn-helix domain-containing protein, producing the protein MNYEGSLRDLGLTKYEASAYSTLLKEGVTGAQELSRKSDIPVGKIYEVLSNLNNMGLVEFQRSRPRKYRAVKPAIALNNLYSKKEEETKNELENFKLKVSELESKFSDITQPDHTEVQFWATSIGEENIIKNVRNMLDEVETEILHVKPAKMSKLICKEENIDPSTVMPIVIDEFVKAAKKGIKIKMIFPEDMFTHLMSHWFSHIKDPHDKEMIEINIDARSLDCDYDFRLIDDYITYIPIPDPLNPDEMFGELKIYDKEYAAKLKDKFEEIWIKGKKVDYSF; encoded by the coding sequence ATGAACTACGAAGGATCATTAAGAGATTTGGGACTTACAAAATACGAAGCTTCTGCATATTCAACATTGCTAAAAGAAGGAGTTACGGGAGCACAGGAACTGTCACGCAAATCAGACATTCCTGTAGGGAAAATATATGAAGTACTTTCAAACCTGAATAATATGGGACTCGTTGAATTCCAGAGGTCAAGACCCCGGAAATACAGGGCTGTAAAGCCAGCCATAGCCCTGAATAATCTTTACTCTAAAAAGGAAGAAGAGACAAAAAACGAACTTGAGAACTTCAAACTGAAAGTTTCAGAACTTGAATCCAAATTTTCCGATATTACACAACCAGACCACACTGAAGTCCAGTTCTGGGCCACATCAATAGGTGAAGAGAATATTATCAAAAATGTCAGGAACATGCTTGATGAAGTTGAAACCGAAATATTGCATGTAAAACCGGCAAAAATGTCAAAGTTGATTTGTAAAGAAGAAAACATTGATCCAAGCACAGTCATGCCGATTGTTATTGATGAATTTGTGAAAGCTGCAAAAAAAGGAATTAAAATAAAAATGATCTTCCCGGAAGATATGTTTACTCACTTAATGAGCCATTGGTTCTCTCATATAAAAGACCCCCATGACAAAGAGATGATCGAAATAAACATCGATGCAAGGTCTTTAGATTGTGATTATGATTTCAGGCTTATTGATGACTATATAACCTACATACCAATTCCCGACCCATTAAATCCTGATGAAATGTTTGGCGAACTTAAAATATACGACAAAGAATATGCAGCAAAGCTGAAAGATAAATTTGAGGAAATATGGATCAAGGGGAAAAAAGTAGATTACAGCTTCTAA